A genomic segment from Canis aureus isolate CA01 chromosome 4, VMU_Caureus_v.1.0, whole genome shotgun sequence encodes:
- the KCNIP1 gene encoding A-type potassium channel modulatory protein KCNIP1 isoform X4 produces the protein MGAVMGTFSSLQTKQRRPSKDKIEDELEMTMVCHRPEGLEQLEAQTNFTKRELQVLYRGFKNECPSGVVNEETFKQIYAQFFPHGDASMYAHYLFHAFDTTQTGSVKFEDFVTALSILLRGTVHEKLRWTFNLYDINKDGYINKEEMMDIVKAIYDMMGKYTYPVLKEDTPRQHVDVFFQKMDKNKDGIVTLDEFLESCQEDDNIMRSLQLFQNVM, from the exons ATAAGATTGAAGATGAGTTGGAGATGACCATGGTTTGCCATCGGCCAGAGGGACTGGAGCAGCTTGAGGCCCAGACCAACTTTACCAAGAGGGAGCTGCAAGTCCTTTATCGAGGCTTCAAAAAT GAGTGCCCCAGTGGTGTGGTCAATGAAGAAACATTCAAACAAATCTACGCTCAGTTTTTCCCCCATGGAG ATGCCAGCATGTATGCCCATTACCTCTTCCACGCCTTCGACACCACCCAGACAGGCTCCGTGAAGTTCGAG GACTTTGTAACTGCTCTGTCAATTTTACTGAGAGGAACCGTCCATGAGAAGCTAAGGTGGACATTTAATTTGTATGACATCAATAAAGATGGATACATAAACAAAGAG GAAATGATGGACATTGTCAAAGCCATCTATGACATGATGGGGAAATACACATACCCTGTGCTCAAAGAAGACACTCCAAGGCAGCATGTAGATGTCTTCTTCCAG aaaatggataaaaataaagatggcaTCGTGACTTTAGACGAATTTCTTGAATCCTGCCAAGAG gaTGACAACATCATGAGGTCCCTCCAACTATTCCAAAATGTCATGTAA
- the KCNIP1 gene encoding A-type potassium channel modulatory protein KCNIP1 isoform X2 produces MGAVMGTFSSLQTKQRRPSKDIAWWYYQYQRDKIEDELEMTMVCHRPEGLEQLEAQTNFTKRELQVLYRGFKNECPSGVVNEETFKQIYAQFFPHGDASMYAHYLFHAFDTTQTGSVKFEDFVTALSILLRGTVHEKLRWTFNLYDINKDGYINKEEMMDIVKAIYDMMGKYTYPVLKEDTPRQHVDVFFQKMDKNKDGIVTLDEFLESCQEDDNIMRSLQLFQNVM; encoded by the exons ACATCGCCTGGTGGTATTACCAGTATCAGAGAG ATAAGATTGAAGATGAGTTGGAGATGACCATGGTTTGCCATCGGCCAGAGGGACTGGAGCAGCTTGAGGCCCAGACCAACTTTACCAAGAGGGAGCTGCAAGTCCTTTATCGAGGCTTCAAAAAT GAGTGCCCCAGTGGTGTGGTCAATGAAGAAACATTCAAACAAATCTACGCTCAGTTTTTCCCCCATGGAG ATGCCAGCATGTATGCCCATTACCTCTTCCACGCCTTCGACACCACCCAGACAGGCTCCGTGAAGTTCGAG GACTTTGTAACTGCTCTGTCAATTTTACTGAGAGGAACCGTCCATGAGAAGCTAAGGTGGACATTTAATTTGTATGACATCAATAAAGATGGATACATAAACAAAGAG GAAATGATGGACATTGTCAAAGCCATCTATGACATGATGGGGAAATACACATACCCTGTGCTCAAAGAAGACACTCCAAGGCAGCATGTAGATGTCTTCTTCCAG aaaatggataaaaataaagatggcaTCGTGACTTTAGACGAATTTCTTGAATCCTGCCAAGAG gaTGACAACATCATGAGGTCCCTCCAACTATTCCAAAATGTCATGTAA